Genomic segment of Canis aureus isolate CA01 chromosome 16, VMU_Caureus_v.1.0, whole genome shotgun sequence:
AGGAGTTGGACTGGTCACCTGGGGGAAGGAAGATACCACAAAGTTCATGTCTCCCAAGAGGGTTTTTGTAATTTGAAAACCTTCCACCCCCACCGTAATCTTTCTTACCCTCTGAGTATAGAAGTCTCAAGACAAGACTGCCTCGGCCTCTCAGTGGCATGGGCCATGCCCTTGGACTGAGTGTCAGCAGAGACCCGTCCTCCCCAGCTCTGGCCCTCAAGACTGCcacgcccccagccccctccctagGCCATGCTGCAGGGCCCGGCTTTTCCTGCTGATTCATGCGTTGGAACTGTGGGGGCGGGGCTTGGAACTTGGAACAAAGTTCAGACACGGAGGGGCCGGCAGACAGCCTGGAATTCATACCAGATGTACCCGGAATGCGCAAGCGGAATGCCTGGCATTTAAGAGTCTTGGGGAAGCTGCCCGTCCACCCTGCCCatacctccctcccctccagcctttGGTCCCCTGTCCTCTTCTCACAGTCCCTGGAGCCTCTGCTGACCTTCCAAACTCTAGacctcttcccttcctcactCTTCGCCAGATGTAGGCCCCCCCAAACTCTTCAGCTGAACTCCCTGGGAACAGATCAGTTGGGCTGATCACTGAACTCACATTTCTGGATCTAAGGTACAACTTCTCACCTGGTACCTGGGCAACTGGTGGAGTGTGTCCAGGTTTCTAAGTCCTGCCCTCTCTGAATGCTGAAGAGGCTGGGCCCTCCATGGATAGCTGGGGCAAGGAGGGGTGAGAACAGGCATGAGTCTCTACAGCCTTCAGTTCTGGAAGGAGGTGAAAGGAAGTCTGCTTAGAGCTGCCTCTTGCTTCTTACTGAAGTTAACCACTCATGCGGGCCCAGGTCAGAGCAAGAAGCCTTTGTTACAGGTTGAGCATCTGTTGGAGCTGGATTTTGATGGCCAGTGGGACAGTGTCCCTGTAACATGGCCCTGCTCAGATCCTtcccatttttcttccctttccttttagGAGCCTGTCCCTCCCACACCCTCATCTGGCTGAGCCGCAGTAGTTCTTCAGTGGCAAGCTTTATGTCCTGACCCAGCTAAAGCTGCCAGTTGAAGAACTGTTGCCCTCTGCCCTTGGcttcaaggaggaggaggaagaggagaaggagctgCTTTCCCCTTCATCTGGAAGGTGACAGAACTGGGGCTGGGAAGGTCTGAACAGCGGGAGTAATAATGCCATTTGGAAAAGGAAACCTTGTTCAGAGCCTTCAGCCAGACTGACCCAGCAAGAGAGAACAATTTTAGATTAGAGACTCTGGTTGGATGGGGGAATAGATGACTGTGATCACTCAAGGTTAGTTGGTCTACATTGATGTGACATGGCGAAGATAACAGGAGCAAAGAAAACTGTCTACCCCTTTACCCAGATGTCTTTCTTGGtcctcctcctttgtctccttttcttccctaCTGCCTTTCCAGGGAGGTCCTAAGTAAATTTATTCTTCAGGGAAAAGATCATACTGAAACTCCCATCTGAGTAGTCATCTCCATGCTCTtacttttccctttattttcttatactgGCTTAGACTCTGGATTCAGGGATAATCACCTATATGTTGGACTCTTAGACCTCTTGTCTCAGCTTCTCCACCTGTGAGATGGGAAATCACATACGTATGCAGAAGGGAATCAGAAGCCTACTTCTGCAGACTACTCAGAGCCTGGGCTCTCCTCTCCCTGTGGGTAGGAACAAAACTTAAGCTGttgctcctccccccatccctgaACACTCTAACCCAAGGAGGGTAGTGGGGGAGAGTTAGAGGGAGGGGCTCAGTCTCTACAGTGATGTCCCATCATGCAAAGGTGGCCCCTGGCTTCCTCTACCACCCAAAACAGAACTGCAGCCACTGATGGGGTTCCAACTACTGTTCCTCCGTTTCTTCCCTCACTTTACTTTCTAGGATAGTTTGTGCAGGCAGGAAATTCTCTCCAGCAACCAGGAGAGGTGGGTTGTGGGGTGTGACCCCCTTTGTTGCATCAAGCAGTGTAAACCTACCACCCCCAGCTCCTGATGCAGTCTAACTCTTGTGGCTCAGGCTCTGGTGTAGTTCAACCATGGCCCAATCTCCCTGCCTGAAGGTGGCCAAATTCAGAAGCTGCAGGAAGCTATCCTGTAGTGGGACAAGAGGCGTTGAGGTAGCTGGGTTTTATTCTCTATCTATGAGAAACAGATTTAGGAGAGTAGATCATTGAACCCACCCTTCTGCAGCCTGAGCTGGACGTGTGTGGGACTGTGGTGGAGGGGGTGGGTAGACTGAGTCTACTCATAGTCTGCAACAAAGATTGCTCTGTCCCTGGACATTGCTTccatccttttttcccctccctgctTCACTGGCCACAGTGTCTCCCTCCAGCCCTGGGTATGTGGCTCTGCCATCCTCACCCATCATGAAGCAAAGATGAGGAAGAGCAGCCTGGGAACGCAGGCAGGCAGAAGACCAGTGAAGGACCAGGCCTGGAGAACACAGGGCCCTGTCTGGGCACCCCACAGAGGGGACCCATAAAGGCCAGGAGCACTCCAGGAGGGAGGACAGCCAGCCTCCATCAAGGACAAGCTCCCAGCCTTCTGCTTCATTCACTATTTCTCTCCAGTGTTACTTACTGCCTCCCTCAGAGATATGAGACTGTATTAAAGTGTCCTGTGGCTTCATCCACCTACTACTACCTTCCTACcctgtagtttttgtttttgtttttgttttgttttgtttttttaccctgTAGTTTTTATATAAAGCAGCCTCAAGGAGCAAGAACCAGCTGTGAAAGGACATACACAAGAAATGCATAGAAGAAATTCAAATGGATAAAACCATGAAAAACAATGTGTTTCATTAggtaattaaagaaagaaaaatatagctgAAAGCATTTTTTCCTtagcaaattatatttttttaaaagaaaagcccAGTATTGGCAAAGAAGTACTAAAATAAGACTCCTATACATTGCATATCGGCATGCAAATTGTTATGGCCTTCCTGGATGTCAGTTTGGTAATATGTCTCAAACACTCTAATAAAAGTTTCCATCGCCTTTGACCTAGTAATTCTACATTTGAGGActtatcctaagaaaataattaacaatttaGTTACAAGATGGTCATCCCAGTATTGgaatagagaaaatgagaagcAACTGTCtgagaattcatttcttttctgctgTAATGAAAATTTGCAATGGGGGATTGCTTAAGTAAATCATTGTATATCCATCCAGATGGTGGAGTACTGCATAGCCATTAAAAGTcatgcagaaaaacatttgactggaaagaaaaatgctctttgaatattaaaaagtttattaaaatagtGTGTTATGTGATCtcaattttggtttttaaaatatgggtgtattgggacgcctgggtggcttagtggttgtctgcctttggctcagttcgtgatcctgggatcgagtcccactttgggctccccatagggagcctgcttctccctctgcctaagtctctgcgtctctctccctgtgtctctcatgaataaataaatcttcaaaaaaaaataggtatattgtatacataaatgaaaaagacaaaatgttaataatagtggTTATCTTTGGAcagtggaacagagtcattgtgattTTCCTCTGACTTTTCTGTAACTTTAAAACTTTCTACATTGTATGgttttcatataataaaatttaaaataataagtgtaaatttttttcaaaagctggGAGAAGTGAGTGTGGAGGAATGAAGGGGATGCTCCTCGCCCCTTGGACATAATGGGGTTTTGGTGAAGAAAAGGggtggtgagaatgtggaaaactTCATTCTCCAGGAGTAGCTGGAATCTGCCCTCTCCATGTTCGGGAAACAGCTCTCTGAATTGCTGGCTTTCAGCCAGCTAAAGAGGTGTGGAGTGGAGTAAGGAAAACAGTAAAAACCTGTCACTCTTCAGGagatggaaggggagggggcataTTTTCCTCTCCAGGCTGAAAGGTTCTAGAATCCTAtcagtctttgtttttctctttgattctgcCCCAACCTTGAGGCAACCCTGTGTGACCTCTCCTTATGCCTCAGATTGGAAGAGTGAATTCTATTCACCTAACTTGTACCTAgccctggggggaggggtgctTTTCAAGTCTTAGGTCCTGAGAGGTTTCCTTTTGCCTCTCCTTTCTAACAGCAAGGCTGTAGGGAACCCAGAAGCGGTTGGGGGGAGGAGTCCCCAGTGGATCGCTTCTGCAAAATGGGAGCTGTTGTTCCGTTTGAAGGTACTGTGTAAGGGAACAGGACTGTTGTAAGTATAGGGTTGCTATGATGTGTTAGAGGTCTAGAAACCTCAGGAGGTGGAAAGGGTGGCTCCAAGGAAGTGAGATGCCCCCACAGCTGAGACTCGGGGATGGTGCGGGGCAGAGCGGTGGCTACGTTTAAGAGGGAGTGGCTGTGCGCTGGCCTCTACCCTCGGGTCGGTGAGTGTGCCGTGGGAGGGACGACCAGCAGGTGAGAGGTTAGCTAGGGAGAGGAGGTGAAAGACAATGGGGCGGGGGCTGTGCGAGCGTCAGGTGAGATTAGTGACCTATTTTTGGAACTCCGAGGGGTTTGGGACACGTGGCGTTGGGGAAGACCCCTATAGACATCCCGGAAGTCCCCCTGAGCTCTATTGCAAGGCTCGGTCCCCGGGGGAAGGCCCTCGGGTTGGAAGCCCCCAACCCTCCAACCCCCGCTAGGGCGGGACGCGATCGGATGCGGTGGCTCCGGGGCGTGGCCCCACGGCTGCTCCAATCACCACTTAGCCGAGTGATGGGGGCGTGGTCGGACCCTGGAAAAGTTACAGGGGATTCCGCAGGCGTAGTGGGCTGGGGAAGCCGAGGACCGGTTCTTGTCGCGAGGTCTGTTCGCAGTCCCCGCAGCAGTCCTCGCAGCTGGCATTGGATGAGTCCGGGCTGAGAGCGCAGGGGTCCAAGAAACTGAACCGGACCTAGCCCGCCCACCAGGCCATGGAGCCCTGGGGGCTCCTCGTGACCAGCGTCTCCTTCGCCGCCTTCCGGGGGCTGCACTGGGCGCTGCAGCTGCTGCCCACGCCGGGATCTGCTGCCCAGGACCGTTGGAAGTGGCGGAACATCTGTGTCTCCCTGGTGCACAGCCTGCTCACAGGGGTCGGGGCGCTGCTCGGGTGCGGAGTATAGAGatttgggaggcacctgggtgagggtgaggggtggAAAGCTGAGATTAAGAGACCCGGCGGGCCTCTTCACAATGGAAGTGTCCGACACTGGGTGCGGTGTGTGAATGGGCGGGTGAGCGTGCACAGCGGGAGAATGGGGTCTGAGTCTGCATGATGCTGACCATGGCCCCCCATCTCCTACAGGCTGTTGCTGTATCCTCAGATGGCTGCCGACCCGATTCACGGCCACCCGCCCTGGGCCCTGGTGCTGGTGGCTGTGTCGGTGGGTAAGTCTGCAGGGAAGGCCAGGCCGGTTAGTCGGGGAGCAACCTTCCAATGGTGATTCCAGGTCGCCTTTCCTCTCTCCATAGGGGTCCAATGTTTCTGGCAGCTTTGGTTATTTTAAAGACCTAGGAAAAGGTGGGGATGAAGATTCCTCTCCAGGAGGTACAACTTGGGAGAAGCCTaatgcccctcccctcctcatgcCACTCCCATAGGTTATTTCTTGGCGGATGGACTTGACATGCTGTGGAACGAGACCTTGGGCCAGGCCTGGGAACTTATTTGTCATCATTTGGTGGTGAGCCTCAGGGAAAGGTGACACAGGAAGGGTGGTATGCTGGGGCTGGGTCCTCAATCTCTCTTCAGGTTTCTGTCCAATGACTTCCTAGAGTCTCTGACCCCTGTTGGCACCTGCCCTTCCCAACCTTGGACTGGCTTGAGGGGCAGCAGATTGACTGCTAGCCACAGCTAGACTCTGAGCACTGCCTAAGTGGCTTGGATTCGCTCACGTGTCCCATCTGATTGCAGAAATGTTGCATATGGAGCTTTTCTGAGGAGCCCCAGTATAGGGAATGGGAATGGGGCACAAAAGCCCAGGAATGGAAGGGGGGGGGAGTACTGCGCAGATGCTGCTGCCGCACCAGGGGAGACAGCCACTGGGTCATGGCTCCTCCCATCCAATGGAAGGGTTAAGGCCATTCAGGCTCCAACATAAGGTAAGTTTAAGGGCAGATTTTTGACACGGTGCCACAAAAATGCTTGGGAGCCCCTGTCTTAAGGCCTGGGATGTTGGTACATAATGGGCGGGAGGTCATAGAAGGTCCTCTGACCTCTGACCCCGGTTCCCCAGGTAGTGAGCTGCCTCAGCACTGCCATTCTGTCCAGCCACTATGTGGGCCTCTCTGTGGTGTCTCTGCTCCTGGAGTTGAACTCTGCCTGCCTGCACCTACGAAAATTGTTGCTGCTTTCTCACCAGGCCCCATCCCTGGCCTTCAGTGTGGCCAGCTGGGCCACTCTGGCCACCCTGGCCCTCTTCCGCCTAGTGCCTCTGGGGTGGATGAGTATATGGCTGATCCGACAGCAACACCAAGTGCCCCCTCCTCTGGTCATCCTTGGTGGAACTGGGCTGGTCACTGTGGGTGCCATAAGCATTGCACTGGGTATCCGTATTTTGGTCAGTGATGTCCTGCGGTCTCGGCCCCACTCACCCATCCCTGGGCACAAAGAAACCAGAAGCACAAGGGGATGTTGTGATGGTGAGCTTGTCACCAGGGAGGATTCCACTCTCAGCCTGCAAGACTAGAGAGAGGCCAAGGCTCCCCTTCTGCCAGTCCtgagggaggcagggccaggaAAAGGAGATTGTGGTCTACAGTGCACAGTCCCTCAAAGGGTTAAGGACTGGACTGAATTTTCAGTATCTCAGCCCCTCTTTCCAAGTaacccactccccccacccattCCTAGAATTGGAGAAGTGCTGATGTTCTTGGATGGGTGGGAAACTGGGCTATTGTTCAGTGAATTCCATCATCAGATGACTGCTTCTTCCAGCAAACTAGCTCAAGAGGGATAGCCAGTGCTACCAGTAAGGGGTGACAGGAGGCGTGAAGTTAAATGAAACTGCTAATGGCATCCTTTACCTTAAACACAGGAACAGATGAAGAAAGGTGAAGTCCTATTAGGACCAGAGAGATCTGATAGGGAGGGGGTGGGTTCAGAGGGAAGAGAGGCCTCACCGATGACCAAATTCTAGCAGTGGGAGGAGGCCATAACAGGTGCTATCTGTAGCCAGTAGGGATGGACATAATAGTTGCCAAGAAACAGAAGAACTGGACCACTACAATTGCTGCTGATATTTCTGGTTCTCAAAGCCATACTACTGTGTTTATACTActgccttttacattttttaaaagtccgatatctgccttttaaaatttcttactgtctttcaaagaaaatgcagattcttaaaGGAATGAACTAGGTCTGCCTTCTTAGAACAATATTGAAGTCCAGAGCCATAACAGGAACTCAAACATTCATTCGGGGTGCCAAGTGTAGCGTTTTCCATTGGCCTTTTGTggaagaaggaaggcagagaccGAGGTAGATGAGGGAAGGCTTCCACTTGGCGGCAGAAGGATTAAGGAATATCTGACTCTCTTCTGGGATTCATTTGCAAGCTCTCCATCTCCTTTCTCccttgccacttttttttttttccgaggggtggggcagtgggagagaatcttaagcaggctccatgccccacactgagattgtgacctgagccgaaattgagagccagatgctcaactgactagccacccaggtgccctgctcccCAAagacttctgcttttttttttttttttggtcccctATATCACAAAATCTCTCCTTCAGGCAGAACAGCCAAGTTATGGGAAATGTAAAGCAGATTAAGATTACTATTCTAAACAATGGACAGAAGGAGATAACCCTTATTACCCACAGAAAAGATAGAGGAGCAAAAGCAAGAAACAGGaagagtaaaacaaacaaacaaaaaaattctgcCCAAAAGCTGagctagagaaagacaaatgggaTGATGGGAACAGGTATACATAGATTGAGGGAtggatagaaagaaagagaaggtcaCCTGAATAGAAGAGACAAAGCTGAAGAGAGCTGGAGAGCAAGACACGGAACCTTTGGTAGAGATGTTGAGAAAGTCTGTCATGGATGCTGACAGGAACTAAAGTCACAGAACTGGTAAAATGGTCATAaacaaagagaataagaaaactagaaataaaagctGACAGGAAGGGACCCCAAGGGGGCAAGGCACAGATGGTCTAGGCAGAGAAACAGTGAGTGACAAGGAGGAACGTCCAGACTCAGGAGAGATGTAGGTAAGAGGGGCATTTAGAGAAGttggcagagagaaaagagagggagaaatagagatGAGGGGACTTAGAGGAGCTGAGGAGCAGGACAGGGAGTGGAAGAGGCACTCAATGGAAAGATTCactgacagaaaaagaaagtagaaactaTGTTGAGTTGGAGACAGGCAGGAAGACAAAGGACAAACAGCTACAGTGCAAAACACAAAGACAGAGACTGACAGGAACTGATAGGCAGAGACTGGTAGGAAAATCAAGAGAAGTCAGAATCAGGGATGTAAATTGAGATAGAAGAATAGGAAAAGGGACTGAGGAGAACCACAGAGGGGGAAACAAGTTGGGGGGAGGCGCAAATGATTAAATAAGCATCCAaaggaagggggcacctggctggctcagtcatagagcatgtgtgatctcagggttgtgagtttgagccccacgttgggtgtagagattactttaaaaatctgaaaacaaaacaaaaacagaccccaaacagataaaaacatacaaaagaaggaacaaagaaaaggaagaaacagatgaagagaggaagatagagggaaaaaatgagggaGGAATTGTGAGAGGTGCCCATCATAGAGTCAAAGTACAAAGGGAAGAGTAACAAATAGAGACTGACAAGAAGTTGCCACAGCATAGGCAAGAAATAAGAGCAGAGATAACACAGGTAATCAGACAAAAGCCAGAGGCAAAGGTATAGAAGTTGAGATAGAGAAACAAAGTAGAATTCCATCACAGTGTTTGTCCTTAGTAGAAATAGTATCTTCAAAACTCAATTTGCCATCTTAGCAGAATGTCCTGATGACCAAAAAAACATTGTCTTGAgttttcaaagaaagagaaatatgtcaAATCCATCGTAGAAATTTGTtccctaggggcgcctgggtggctcagtcagttgagcgtctgccttcagctggggtcatgatttcagggtcctgggatggagtccgagtagggctccccacttagcagggagtctgcttctccctctacccctaccacTACCCCTGGCCTTCCACTGCTTGTgtgcacttgctttctctctctcaaataaaaatctttcaaataaataaataaaattttaaaagattttatttatttgatagagtaagagagagagcacaagcagggggagcccaGGCAGAGTAAgatggagaaggaggctcccattaaccaactgagccacccaggtgctcctataaatgaaatcttttttttttttttttaagattttatttatttattcatgagagtacagagagagagagaggcggagacacaggcagagggagaagcaggctccatgcagggagcctgacgtgggactcgatcccgggactccaggatcacgccccgggccaaaggcaggcgctaaactgctgagccacccagggattcccccccccctttttttttaaggaatctgtTCCCTAAGTATATGTTGAGGTCAGTGGTCAATATTGATTCATTCCAAGCCCTGCATGTTTTCTTTCACCACTGTCATAAATTCATAGTTCCAGTGAGTACACCTGCAGATAATAGTtgatagtgggatccctgggtggcgcagcggtttggcacctgcctttggcccagggcgcgatcctggagacctgggatcaaatc
This window contains:
- the TLCD2 gene encoding TLC domain-containing protein 2; protein product: MEPWGLLVTSVSFAAFRGLHWALQLLPTPGSAAQDRWKWRNICVSLVHSLLTGVGALLGLLLYPQMAADPIHGHPPWALVLVAVSVGYFLADGLDMLWNETLGQAWELICHHLVVVSCLSTAILSSHYVGLSVVSLLLELNSACLHLRKLLLLSHQAPSLAFSVASWATLATLALFRLVPLGWMSIWLIRQQHQVPPPLVILGGTGLVTVGAISIALGIRILVSDVLRSRPHSPIPGHKETRSTRGCCDGELVTREDSTLSLQD